A region from the Actinoplanes sp. OR16 genome encodes:
- the whiA gene encoding DNA-binding protein WhiA, with translation MAMTAAVKDELSRVDVPKPCCRRAEMAALLRFAGGLHIVSGRVVVEAELDTGAVARRLRREIADVYGYQSEVHVLASGGLRKGSHYIVRIVKDGEVLARQTGLLDVRGRPVRGLPQHVVNGNVCCSVAAWRGAFMAHGSLTEPGRSSALEITCPGPEAALALRGAARRIGITAKEREVRGVDRVVIKDGDAIAALLTRIGAHSSVLAWEERRVRREVRATANRLANFDDANLRRSARAAVAAAARVTRALEILADDAPNHLTSAGRLRLEHRQASLEELGALADPPLTKDAIAGRIRRLLALADKRARDLGIPDTEAAVTPEMMAC, from the coding sequence ATGGCGATGACGGCAGCGGTCAAGGACGAGCTGAGCCGGGTCGACGTGCCCAAGCCCTGTTGCCGGAGGGCCGAGATGGCGGCCCTGTTGCGTTTCGCGGGTGGGCTGCACATCGTGTCCGGCCGGGTCGTGGTCGAGGCCGAGCTGGACACCGGCGCCGTCGCCCGGCGGCTGCGGCGCGAGATCGCCGACGTCTACGGCTACCAGAGCGAGGTCCACGTGCTGGCCTCCGGCGGCCTGCGCAAGGGCAGCCACTACATCGTGCGGATCGTCAAGGACGGCGAGGTGCTGGCGCGCCAGACCGGCCTGCTCGACGTGCGCGGCCGGCCGGTGCGCGGACTGCCGCAGCACGTGGTGAACGGCAACGTCTGCTGCTCGGTCGCCGCCTGGCGGGGCGCGTTCATGGCGCACGGCTCGCTCACCGAGCCGGGCCGGTCCAGCGCCCTGGAGATCACCTGCCCGGGTCCGGAGGCGGCCCTCGCGCTGCGCGGCGCGGCCCGCCGCATCGGCATCACCGCGAAGGAGCGTGAGGTCCGCGGCGTCGACCGGGTGGTGATCAAGGACGGCGACGCGATCGCCGCGCTGCTGACCCGCATCGGCGCCCACTCCAGCGTGCTGGCCTGGGAGGAGCGCCGGGTCCGGCGCGAGGTCCGCGCCACCGCGAACCGGCTCGCCAACTTCGACGACGCCAACCTGCGCCGGTCCGCGCGGGCGGCGGTGGCGGCGGCGGCCCGGGTCACCCGTGCCCTGGAGATCCTCGCCGACGACGCGCCGAACCACCTGACCTCGGCCGGCCGGCTGCGCCTGGAGCACCGGCAGGCGTCCCTGGAGGAGCTGGGCGCGCTGGCCGACCCGCCGCTGACCAAGGACGCGATCGCCGGCCGGATCCGCCGCCTGCTGGCCCTCGCCGACAAGCGCGCCCGGGACCTCGGCATTCCGGATACTGAGGCGGCCGTCACACCCGAGATGATGGCTTGCTAG
- a CDS encoding GNAT family N-acetyltransferase has protein sequence MIRSYRASDLEAIYDICARTGAAGQDARGLYSSDRLLGDIWAVPYVEHEPEHAHVVDDGSGRVVGYILGTADTPAFVKWYRATWLPATADRLVDGDPRDETMLDLHREPERMLMPELTAYPAHLHIDLLPETQGQGLGRRLMTAFLDGLRAAGVPRVHLGMAPENHGAYAFYKRLGFHDIATQDTGALFLGRDV, from the coding sequence ATGATCCGCAGTTACCGGGCCAGTGACCTCGAAGCGATCTACGACATCTGTGCGCGGACCGGCGCGGCCGGTCAGGACGCGCGCGGGCTGTACAGCTCGGACCGCCTGCTCGGGGACATCTGGGCGGTGCCCTATGTCGAGCACGAGCCGGAACACGCGCACGTGGTCGACGACGGATCCGGCCGGGTGGTGGGATACATCCTCGGTACGGCGGACACGCCCGCCTTCGTGAAGTGGTACCGGGCCACGTGGCTGCCGGCCACCGCGGACCGCCTCGTCGACGGGGATCCGCGCGACGAGACGATGCTGGACCTGCACCGCGAGCCGGAGCGGATGCTCATGCCGGAGCTCACGGCCTACCCGGCGCACCTGCACATCGACCTGCTGCCCGAGACGCAGGGCCAGGGACTCGGCCGGCGGCTGATGACCGCCTTCCTGGACGGCCTGCGCGCGGCCGGCGTGCCGCGGGTACACCTCGGGATGGCGCCGGAGAACCACGGCGCCTACGCCTTCTACAAGCGGCTGGGCTTCCACGACATCGCGACGCAGGACACCGGCGCGCTGTTCCTCGGCAGAGACGTCTGA
- the gap gene encoding type I glyceraldehyde-3-phosphate dehydrogenase: MTIRVGINGFGRIGRNFFRAVLASGADIEIVGVNDLTDNATLAHLLKYDSILGRLGHEVKASADEITVGGKSFKAFAERDPNNLPWGDLGADVVIESTGFFTDATKAKAHVDKGAKKVIISAPAKNEDITIVMGVNDGLYDSAKHTIISNASCTTNCLAPMAKVLNDTIGIEKGLMTTIHAYTQDQNLQDGPHSDLRRARAAALNIVPTSTGAAKAVSLVLPELKGKLDGFALRVPIPTGSATDLTFTAARDTTVEEVNAAIKAAAEGPLKGILVYTEDAIVSADIVTDPASCIFDAGLTKVIGGNQVKVVGWYDNEWGYSNRLVDLVKLVGA, from the coding sequence GTGACCATCCGGGTTGGCATCAACGGCTTCGGCCGTATCGGTCGTAACTTCTTCCGCGCGGTGCTGGCGTCCGGCGCCGACATCGAGATCGTCGGCGTGAACGACCTGACCGACAACGCCACGCTGGCGCACCTGCTCAAGTACGACAGCATCCTGGGCCGTCTGGGCCACGAGGTGAAGGCGTCCGCCGACGAGATCACCGTCGGTGGCAAGTCGTTCAAGGCGTTCGCCGAGCGCGACCCGAACAACCTGCCCTGGGGCGACCTGGGCGCCGACGTCGTCATCGAGTCGACCGGCTTCTTCACCGACGCCACCAAGGCGAAGGCGCACGTCGACAAGGGCGCCAAGAAGGTCATCATCTCGGCTCCGGCCAAGAACGAGGACATCACGATCGTGATGGGCGTCAACGACGGCCTCTACGACTCGGCGAAGCACACCATCATCTCGAACGCTTCGTGCACCACGAACTGCCTCGCCCCGATGGCGAAGGTCCTGAACGACACGATCGGGATCGAAAAGGGTCTGATGACCACGATCCACGCGTACACCCAGGACCAGAACCTGCAGGACGGCCCGCACAGCGACCTGCGCCGCGCCCGCGCCGCCGCGCTGAACATCGTGCCGACCTCGACCGGTGCCGCCAAGGCCGTCAGCCTGGTGCTGCCGGAGCTCAAGGGCAAGCTGGACGGCTTCGCGCTCCGGGTGCCGATCCCCACCGGTTCGGCCACCGACCTGACCTTCACCGCCGCCCGTGACACCACGGTCGAAGAGGTCAACGCCGCGATCAAGGCCGCGGCCGAGGGCCCGCTCAAGGGCATCCTGGTCTACACCGAGGACGCGATCGTGTCGGCCGACATCGTCACCGACCCGGCCTCCTGCATCTTCGACGCCGGCCTCACCAAGGTCATCGGCGGCAACCAGGTCAAGGTCGTCGGCTGGTACGACAACGAGTGGGGCTACTCGAACCGCCTCGTCGACCTGGTCAAGCTGGTCGGGGCCTGA
- a CDS encoding RNA polymerase-binding protein RbpA translates to MSSGSAIRGSRVGSSPMRPDERTEPAPRRQISYFCAAGHDSQIWFAAEAAAPETWDCPRCGQPAGLDRSNPPGRLRVEPYKSHLAYVKERRSEEDAQAILAEALAKLRQRRGE, encoded by the coding sequence GTGTCCAGTGGCAGCGCTATCCGCGGCAGCCGTGTCGGGTCCAGCCCGATGCGGCCCGACGAGCGCACCGAACCCGCACCGCGCAGGCAGATCAGCTATTTCTGCGCGGCCGGCCACGACAGCCAGATCTGGTTCGCGGCGGAGGCCGCGGCCCCGGAGACGTGGGACTGCCCGCGCTGCGGTCAGCCGGCCGGCCTCGACCGGTCGAACCCGCCGGGACGGCTGCGCGTGGAGCCCTACAAGTCGCATCTCGCATATGTGAAGGAGCGCCGTTCCGAGGAGGACGCCCAGGCGATCCTCGCGGAGGCACTCGCGAAGCTGCGCCAGCGCCGCGGCGAATGA
- the pgk gene encoding phosphoglycerate kinase, with the protein MKTLDDLLGEGVSGRRVFVRADLNVPFDKANPGVISDDGRARAVLPTLIALRDAGARVIVASHLGRPKGAPDPKFTLEPVAKRLGELLGSSVVFATDTVGASASAAVSALEDGQVLLLENLRFNAGETSKDDAERGAFADQLAAFADYYVDDAFGAVHRKHASVYDVPARLPHYAGGLVLKEVEVLKKVSESPEQPYVVVLGGSKVSDKLAVIQALLPKVDKLLVGGGMCFTFLKAQGHEVGKSLLESEMIDTCKQLLEQADGRIVLPVDVVAATEFSADAEHAVSDISDIPADRLGLDIGPRSTELFASAIAGAKTVFWNGPMGVFELAPFAAGTRGVAEAITKIDGFSVVGGGDSAAAVRTLGLDETAFGHISTGGGASLEYLEGKTLPGVAALEK; encoded by the coding sequence TTGAAGACTCTCGACGACTTGCTCGGCGAGGGTGTCTCGGGTCGGCGCGTGTTCGTGCGCGCCGACCTGAACGTCCCGTTCGACAAGGCCAATCCGGGCGTCATCAGTGACGACGGCCGCGCCCGCGCGGTGCTGCCGACGCTGATCGCCCTGCGTGACGCGGGCGCCCGCGTGATCGTGGCGTCGCACCTGGGCCGCCCGAAGGGCGCGCCGGACCCCAAGTTCACCCTGGAGCCGGTCGCGAAGCGGCTGGGCGAGCTGCTCGGCTCGTCGGTCGTCTTCGCCACCGACACGGTGGGCGCCTCCGCTTCGGCCGCCGTGTCGGCGCTCGAGGACGGCCAGGTCCTGCTGCTGGAGAACCTGCGGTTCAACGCCGGTGAGACCTCGAAGGACGACGCCGAGCGCGGCGCCTTCGCGGACCAGCTCGCCGCGTTCGCCGACTACTACGTCGACGACGCGTTCGGCGCGGTGCACCGCAAGCACGCCTCGGTGTACGACGTGCCCGCCCGCCTGCCGCACTACGCCGGTGGCCTCGTCCTCAAGGAGGTCGAGGTCCTCAAGAAGGTGTCGGAGAGCCCGGAGCAGCCCTACGTCGTCGTTCTCGGCGGCTCCAAGGTCTCCGACAAGCTCGCCGTCATCCAGGCGCTGCTGCCCAAGGTGGACAAGCTGCTCGTCGGTGGCGGCATGTGCTTCACGTTCCTCAAGGCGCAGGGTCACGAGGTGGGTAAATCCCTCCTCGAATCCGAGATGATCGACACGTGTAAGCAGCTCCTCGAGCAGGCTGACGGCCGGATCGTGCTCCCGGTCGACGTCGTGGCGGCCACTGAGTTCTCGGCGGACGCCGAGCACGCGGTCTCCGACATCTCGGATATTCCCGCCGACCGGCTCGGTCTCGACATCGGCCCGCGCTCCACGGAACTGTTCGCGTCCGCGATCGCCGGTGCGAAGACCGTCTTCTGGAACGGCCCGATGGGCGTCTTCGAGCTCGCCCCGTTCGCCGCGGGCACCCGTGGCGTCGCCGAGGCGATCACCAAGATCGACGGCTTCTCGGTCGTCGGCGGCGGCGACTCGGCCGCCGCGGTCCGCACCCTCGGCCTGGACGAGACCGCGTTCGGCCACATCTCCACCGGCGGGGGCGCGTCCCTGGAGTACCTCGAAGGCAAGACGCTGCCGGGCGTCGCCGCACTGGAGAAGTGA
- a CDS encoding glucose-6-phosphate dehydrogenase assembly protein OpcA gives MIGLWDTTGNEVVKALAAERRSAGGVASGLALTLISVVEEKKVREAEAAATIAAAAHPCRLLIVVRSDLEGRSRLDAEIVVGGRLGPAEAVVMRMYGRLALHAESVVMPLLAPDVPVVSWWHEEPPNMIANDFLGVVADRRITDAAQSPDPVAALRQRAVDYAPGDTDLTWTRITLWRTLVAGAFDSTDARVTGATIVAPEKDPTAWLMLGWLKSRLGIEPVLEHTDRSPRMHSVELQCENGDCVRVTREEGTALFSRTGQEDRYMPLPKRAVGDELAEELRRLDADQIYADALSAMAGVPNLSHRNPMRVHVWKDPALAARAASAAA, from the coding sequence ATGATCGGCCTGTGGGACACCACCGGCAACGAGGTCGTCAAGGCCCTGGCGGCGGAGCGGCGCAGCGCCGGCGGCGTGGCCTCCGGCCTGGCGCTCACCCTCATCTCGGTGGTCGAGGAGAAGAAGGTACGCGAGGCCGAGGCCGCGGCGACGATCGCCGCCGCCGCGCACCCCTGCCGGCTGCTCATCGTGGTCCGGTCCGACCTCGAAGGCCGCAGCCGGCTGGACGCGGAGATCGTCGTGGGCGGGCGTCTCGGCCCGGCCGAGGCGGTCGTCATGCGGATGTACGGCCGCCTCGCCCTGCACGCCGAGTCGGTCGTCATGCCGCTGCTCGCGCCGGACGTTCCGGTCGTGTCGTGGTGGCACGAGGAGCCGCCGAACATGATCGCGAACGACTTCCTCGGCGTCGTCGCGGACCGCCGGATCACCGACGCCGCGCAGTCCCCCGACCCGGTCGCCGCCCTGCGGCAGCGGGCCGTGGACTACGCCCCGGGCGACACCGACCTCACCTGGACCCGGATCACCCTGTGGCGCACGCTCGTCGCCGGCGCGTTCGACTCCACCGACGCCCGGGTCACCGGGGCGACGATCGTCGCCCCGGAGAAGGACCCCACGGCCTGGCTGATGCTCGGCTGGCTCAAGTCCCGGCTCGGCATCGAGCCCGTGCTGGAACACACCGACCGGTCGCCCCGGATGCACTCGGTGGAGCTGCAGTGCGAGAACGGCGACTGCGTCCGGGTCACCCGCGAGGAGGGCACGGCGCTGTTCAGCCGGACCGGCCAGGAGGACCGCTACATGCCTCTGCCGAAGCGGGCCGTCGGTGACGAGCTCGCCGAGGAGCTGCGCCGGCTCGACGCCGACCAGATCTACGCTGACGCGCTCAGCGCGATGGCCGGGGTGCCGAACCTGAGCCACCGCAATCCGATGCGCGTGCACGTCTGGAAGGACCCGGCGCTCGCCGCCCGGGCCGCCAGCGCCGCCGCCTGA
- the secG gene encoding preprotein translocase subunit SecG: MPIAFAYTLIVLLIITSILLTLLILLHRGKGGGMSSMFGGGVTSSLAGSSVAEKNLDRYTVLVGIIWFACIVGLGFWLKLALQ; this comes from the coding sequence ATGCCGATCGCGTTCGCGTACACGTTGATCGTGTTGCTGATCATCACCAGCATTCTGCTGACCCTGCTGATCCTGCTGCACCGTGGCAAGGGCGGCGGCATGTCGAGCATGTTCGGTGGCGGCGTCACCTCCAGCCTGGCCGGTTCCTCGGTCGCGGAGAAGAACCTCGACCGTTACACCGTGCTCGTCGGCATCATCTGGTTCGCCTGCATCGTGGGCCTCGGATTCTGGTTGAAGCTCGCCCTGCAGTGA
- the tpiA gene encoding triose-phosphate isomerase — protein MTTPRKPIIAGNWKMNLNHFEANLLVQKLAASLTPAQLDAVETVVLPPFTDLRTVQTAVDGDKLGIAYGAQDISQHASGAYTGEIAGSMLAKLGCSYVVIGHSERREYHNESDELINAKIKAAFAAGLTPIFCVGEGLSVREESNHVPHCTSQVDAGLDGLKEDQIKQIVIAYEPVWAIGTGKTATPDDAQEVCGAIRARLAEKFGADVAEAVRIQYGGSVKAGNIASIMAQPDVDGALVGGAALDAEGFAAIVRFPEHVAR, from the coding sequence ATGACGACCCCCCGTAAGCCGATCATCGCCGGCAACTGGAAGATGAACCTCAACCACTTCGAGGCGAATCTGCTGGTCCAGAAGCTGGCTGCCAGCCTCACCCCGGCGCAGCTCGACGCCGTCGAGACGGTCGTGCTGCCGCCCTTCACCGATCTGCGCACCGTGCAGACCGCTGTGGACGGCGACAAGCTCGGCATCGCGTACGGCGCGCAGGACATCTCGCAGCACGCGTCCGGCGCCTACACCGGTGAGATCGCCGGCTCGATGCTGGCCAAGCTGGGCTGCTCCTACGTGGTGATCGGGCACTCCGAGCGCCGCGAGTACCACAACGAGAGCGACGAGCTGATCAACGCGAAGATCAAGGCGGCCTTCGCGGCCGGCTTGACCCCGATCTTCTGCGTCGGCGAGGGGCTCTCGGTCCGCGAGGAGTCGAACCACGTCCCGCACTGCACCTCGCAGGTGGACGCGGGCCTCGACGGCCTCAAGGAAGACCAGATCAAGCAGATCGTCATCGCGTACGAGCCGGTCTGGGCGATCGGCACCGGCAAGACCGCGACCCCGGACGACGCCCAGGAGGTGTGCGGAGCGATCCGTGCCCGCCTGGCCGAGAAGTTCGGCGCCGACGTGGCCGAGGCGGTTCGCATCCAGTACGGCGGCTCGGTCAAGGCGGGCAACATCGCCTCGATCATGGCGCAGCCGGACGTGGACGGCGCCCTGGTCGGTGGCGCGGCTCTGGACGCCGAGGGCTTCGCGGCCATCGTGCGCTTCCCGGAGCACGTGGCTCGCTGA
- the pgl gene encoding 6-phosphogluconolactonase, producing the protein MSETVVVVVPDADVLASTVAARLVIKIIDAQAVHGDASVVLTGGRVAAKVLHAVRELPASAAIDWSRVDLWWGDERFLPSGDPDRNETQAREALLDKLPLDPARVHAMPATDGPDGDDAIAAAARYIDELGSPLPRFDVLMLGVGEDGHVASLFPGHPGLQAEGSAAAVFDSPKPPPTRVTLTFPTIQSAEEVWLIAAGPDKASPIGAVHSGAHLPAASATGVQKTLWLLDEAAAAEIR; encoded by the coding sequence ATGAGTGAGACCGTGGTCGTGGTGGTTCCGGACGCCGACGTTCTGGCGTCCACGGTGGCGGCACGGCTCGTCATCAAGATCATCGACGCCCAGGCGGTGCACGGTGACGCGAGCGTGGTGCTGACCGGCGGCCGGGTCGCCGCGAAGGTGCTGCACGCGGTCCGCGAGCTGCCCGCCTCCGCCGCGATCGACTGGTCCCGGGTGGACCTGTGGTGGGGCGACGAGCGGTTCCTGCCGTCCGGCGACCCGGACCGCAACGAGACCCAGGCCCGCGAGGCCCTGCTGGACAAGCTGCCGCTGGATCCGGCCCGGGTGCACGCCATGCCGGCCACCGACGGGCCGGACGGCGACGACGCCATCGCCGCCGCCGCGCGGTACATCGACGAGCTCGGCAGCCCTCTCCCCCGGTTCGACGTGCTGATGCTCGGCGTCGGCGAGGACGGTCACGTGGCGTCGCTCTTCCCCGGCCACCCCGGTCTGCAGGCCGAGGGTTCGGCGGCCGCGGTCTTCGACAGTCCGAAGCCGCCGCCCACCCGGGTCACGCTGACGTTCCCGACGATCCAGAGCGCCGAGGAGGTCTGGCTGATCGCGGCCGGGCCGGACAAGGCATCCCCGATCGGGGCCGTCCATTCCGGAGCTCACCTGCCGGCGGCGAGCGCCACCGGCGTACAGAAGACGCTCTGGCTCCTCGATGAGGCCGCCGCCGCCGAGATCCGCTGA